In Oncorhynchus tshawytscha isolate Ot180627B linkage group LG28, Otsh_v2.0, whole genome shotgun sequence, a genomic segment contains:
- the LOC112227020 gene encoding uncharacterized protein LOC112227020 isoform X2, with protein sequence MRLPLTFILICELCWGLKRDMVIQFQRSGVVGEVEQVLINGAALSSCEKDVNGILRAVLLGNYSESFQQAFEIEENVNNTMTKNHTYQYLRVHESKLDGFRVVHLTDRLLVDGNDFLTLDRNTDTWTAEVPQALALKHLWDQDTERTRLERIQLHESCAKRMKELTHSEPITTGGGMSMLAALASLLAGLAFVAMVTTSFLIFKQQDPNISGHPGGVLGSIVHYPQNVTETPCPGKGYQVL encoded by the exons ATGCGACTTCCACTTACATTCATTCTGATTTGCGAGCTTTGTTGGGGTCTTAAAAGGG ACATGGTCATTCAGTTCCAGCGGTCGGGAGTGGTCGGTGAGGTCGAGCAGGTATTGATCAACGGAGCCGCTCTCTCCAGCTGCGAGAAAGACGTCAACGGCATTCTCCGTGCTGTATTGTTGGGCAACTACAGCGAGTCTTTTCAACAGGCGTTTGAGATAGAAGAAAATGTCAACAACACCATGACAA AAAACCATACTTACCAGTACCTGCGTGTGCATGAAAGCAAACTGGACGGATTTCGAGTAGTGCATTTGACTGACCGGCTCCTGGTTGACGGGAATGACTTCCTGACTCTGGACCGAAACACAGACACCTGGACAGCTGAGGTACCACAGGCCCTAGCGCTCAAACACCTTTGGGACCAGGACACTGAGCGCACAAGGCTGGAAAGGATTCAACTCCATGAGAGCTGTGCCAAACGGATGAAGGAGCTCACACATTCTGAGCCCATCACCACTGGAG GAGGGATGTCCATGCTGGCTGCCCTTGCTTCTTTGCTAGCAGGCCTGGCCTTTGTTGCCATGGTTACCACAAGCTTCCTCATCTTTAAACAACAAG aTCCCAACATTTCAGGACACCCTGGAG GTGTCCTTGGCTCCATCGTCCACTATCCTCAGAACGTCACAGAAACACCTTGTCCAGGAAAAGGCTATCAGGTTCTCTAA
- the LOC112227020 gene encoding uncharacterized protein LOC112227020 isoform X3, whose protein sequence is MRLPLTFILICELCWGLKRDMVIQFQRSGVVGEVEQVLINGAALSSCEKDVNGILRAVLLGNYSESFQQAFEIEENVNNTMTKNHTYQYLRVHESKLDGFRVVHLTDRLLVDGNDFLTLDRNTDTWTAEVPQALALKHLWDQDTERTRLERIQLHESCAKRMKELTHSEPITTGGMSMLAALASLLAGLAFVAMVTTSFLIFKQQDPNISGHPGGVLGSIVHYPQNVTETPCPGKGYQVL, encoded by the exons ATGCGACTTCCACTTACATTCATTCTGATTTGCGAGCTTTGTTGGGGTCTTAAAAGGG ACATGGTCATTCAGTTCCAGCGGTCGGGAGTGGTCGGTGAGGTCGAGCAGGTATTGATCAACGGAGCCGCTCTCTCCAGCTGCGAGAAAGACGTCAACGGCATTCTCCGTGCTGTATTGTTGGGCAACTACAGCGAGTCTTTTCAACAGGCGTTTGAGATAGAAGAAAATGTCAACAACACCATGACAA AAAACCATACTTACCAGTACCTGCGTGTGCATGAAAGCAAACTGGACGGATTTCGAGTAGTGCATTTGACTGACCGGCTCCTGGTTGACGGGAATGACTTCCTGACTCTGGACCGAAACACAGACACCTGGACAGCTGAGGTACCACAGGCCCTAGCGCTCAAACACCTTTGGGACCAGGACACTGAGCGCACAAGGCTGGAAAGGATTCAACTCCATGAGAGCTGTGCCAAACGGATGAAGGAGCTCACACATTCTGAGCCCATCACCACTGGAG GGATGTCCATGCTGGCTGCCCTTGCTTCTTTGCTAGCAGGCCTGGCCTTTGTTGCCATGGTTACCACAAGCTTCCTCATCTTTAAACAACAAG aTCCCAACATTTCAGGACACCCTGGAG GTGTCCTTGGCTCCATCGTCCACTATCCTCAGAACGTCACAGAAACACCTTGTCCAGGAAAAGGCTATCAGGTTCTCTAA
- the LOC112227020 gene encoding uncharacterized protein LOC112227020 isoform X4, producing the protein MRLPLTFILICELCWGLKRDMVIQFQRSGVVGEVEQVLINGAALSSCEKDVNGILRAVLLGNYSESFQQAFEIEENVNNTMTKNHTYQYLRVHESKLDGFRVVHLTDRLLVDGNDFLTLDRNTDTWTAEVPQALALKHLWDQDTERTRLERIQLHESCAKRMKELTHSEPITTGDPNISGHPGGVLGSIVHYPQNVTETPCPGKGYQVL; encoded by the exons ATGCGACTTCCACTTACATTCATTCTGATTTGCGAGCTTTGTTGGGGTCTTAAAAGGG ACATGGTCATTCAGTTCCAGCGGTCGGGAGTGGTCGGTGAGGTCGAGCAGGTATTGATCAACGGAGCCGCTCTCTCCAGCTGCGAGAAAGACGTCAACGGCATTCTCCGTGCTGTATTGTTGGGCAACTACAGCGAGTCTTTTCAACAGGCGTTTGAGATAGAAGAAAATGTCAACAACACCATGACAA AAAACCATACTTACCAGTACCTGCGTGTGCATGAAAGCAAACTGGACGGATTTCGAGTAGTGCATTTGACTGACCGGCTCCTGGTTGACGGGAATGACTTCCTGACTCTGGACCGAAACACAGACACCTGGACAGCTGAGGTACCACAGGCCCTAGCGCTCAAACACCTTTGGGACCAGGACACTGAGCGCACAAGGCTGGAAAGGATTCAACTCCATGAGAGCTGTGCCAAACGGATGAAGGAGCTCACACATTCTGAGCCCATCACCACTGGAG aTCCCAACATTTCAGGACACCCTGGAG GTGTCCTTGGCTCCATCGTCCACTATCCTCAGAACGTCACAGAAACACCTTGTCCAGGAAAAGGCTATCAGGTTCTCTAA
- the LOC112227020 gene encoding uncharacterized protein LOC112227020 isoform X1, whose amino-acid sequence MRLPLTFILICELCWGLKRDMVIQFQRSGVVGEVEQVLINGAALSSCEKDVNGILRAVLLGNYSESFQQAFEIEENVNNTMTKNHTYQYLRVHESKLDGFRVVHLTDRLLVDGNDFLTLDRNTDTWTAEVPQALALKHLWDQDTERTRLERIQLHESCAKRMKELTHSEPITTGVPCLTSYEAGESGEFLLCFQGGMSMLAALASLLAGLAFVAMVTTSFLIFKQQDPNISGHPGGVLGSIVHYPQNVTETPCPGKGYQVL is encoded by the exons ATGCGACTTCCACTTACATTCATTCTGATTTGCGAGCTTTGTTGGGGTCTTAAAAGGG ACATGGTCATTCAGTTCCAGCGGTCGGGAGTGGTCGGTGAGGTCGAGCAGGTATTGATCAACGGAGCCGCTCTCTCCAGCTGCGAGAAAGACGTCAACGGCATTCTCCGTGCTGTATTGTTGGGCAACTACAGCGAGTCTTTTCAACAGGCGTTTGAGATAGAAGAAAATGTCAACAACACCATGACAA AAAACCATACTTACCAGTACCTGCGTGTGCATGAAAGCAAACTGGACGGATTTCGAGTAGTGCATTTGACTGACCGGCTCCTGGTTGACGGGAATGACTTCCTGACTCTGGACCGAAACACAGACACCTGGACAGCTGAGGTACCACAGGCCCTAGCGCTCAAACACCTTTGGGACCAGGACACTGAGCGCACAAGGCTGGAAAGGATTCAACTCCATGAGAGCTGTGCCAAACGGATGAAGGAGCTCACACATTCTGAGCCCATCACCACTGGAG TCCCTTGTTTAACTAGTTATGAAGCAGGTGAATCAGGGGAATTCCTGTTGTGTTTTCAAGGAGGGATGTCCATGCTGGCTGCCCTTGCTTCTTTGCTAGCAGGCCTGGCCTTTGTTGCCATGGTTACCACAAGCTTCCTCATCTTTAAACAACAAG aTCCCAACATTTCAGGACACCCTGGAG GTGTCCTTGGCTCCATCGTCCACTATCCTCAGAACGTCACAGAAACACCTTGTCCAGGAAAAGGCTATCAGGTTCTCTAA